CAGAGAAAACGCGGTAATTTTGTAGATATGCAGTATCTTGACGATAATCGTGTAAATATCGTTTATGAGATCCCGCTTTCAGAAATTGTTTATGACTTTTTCGATTCCTTGAAATCTCAGACAAAAGGTTATGCATCTTTCGACTATGAATTAGTCGGCTACCGTGCGTCCAACCTTGTAAAAATGGATATCCTCTTAAACGGGGACACGATTGATGCTCTGTCCTTTATTGTTCATAGGGATTTCGCCTATGAGCGAGGCAAGTTGATTGCTGAAAAACTGAAAAAGTTAATACCACGCCAGCAGTTTGAAGTTCCTGTACAGGCTGCTATTGGGAACAAGATCGTAGCCCGTACGACGATTAAAGCGATGAGAAAGAACGTACTATCTAAGTGTTACGGGGGAGATATTTCCCGTAAGCGTAAACTTCTTGAAAAGCAAAAAGAAGGGAAAAAGCGCATGAAGATGGTGGGCTCTGTTGAAGTGCCGCAGGAAGCGTTTATGTCCGTATTGGAAATTGACGAAGATTAATAGAACTAATAGGATGGAGCCGCAAGGAGTAACTCTCTTGCGGTTTTCCTTATGAAAGGTTGTTAACGATGAATATTTCATCCGCCTATATTCATATTCCTTTTTGCCAGCAGATCTGTCATTATTGCGATTTCACGAAGTTTTTTTATAATGAACAATTAGCTGATGAATATTTAAAGGCGCTCGAGAAAGAAATACACACTTACGTTCCGGGTGATAAGGAAGTGCTGGAGACGATTTTCGTCGGCGGAGGGACACCTACCGCACTGACCGCCCCTCAATTAAAGCGGCTGCTTGAAATGATCGATCAGCACTTTGCGATTGATAAATGCAGGGAATATACGTTTGAAGCGAATCCAGGCGACCTTGATAAAGAAAAGGTGAAACTGTTAAAAGATTATGGGGTTAACCGGATTTCTTTAGGGGTACAGGTTTTTGATGACAAAATGTTAGAGAAGATCGGCCGCGTACACCGTGTGAAAGATGTCTATACGAACGTGGACAGGCTTCTTAATGAAGGTCTGACGAATATAAGCATTGATCTGATGTATGCCCTGCCCGGACAGACGGTGTCCGACTTTGAAAAAACGATTGAAGAAGCATTGCAGTTCAACCTTCCGCACTACTCTTCATACTCGCTGCAAATTGAACCGAAAACCGTGTTTTACAATCGCTATAAAAAAGGGAAGCTTGTGAAACCGCCGGAGGATGACGAAGCTGAAATGTACGAACTTTTGCAAAGAAAGCTGTCAGCTGCAGGAGTAAGTCAATACGAAATCAGTAATTTTGCCAAACCGGGCTATGAAAGCCAGCATAATCTGACATACTGGAATAATGAATATTATTATGGAATTGGCGCCGGTTCCCATGGCTACCTTCCAGGAGTTCGGACGATCAACATTCGGCCTCTCCCTGCCTATGTGAAAAAAGCGCTGGCTGATGGCCGTCCAATTTTACACGAAGAGCCGGTGGGAGAAAAAGAACGGATGGAAGAAGAGATGTTTCTTGGACTTCGCAAGGCAGAAGGTGTATCAATGGATAGGTTTGAGAAAAAATTTGACCGACCGATGAAGGAAGTTTTCGGCTCTGCTATTCTGCTCCTTGAACAAAGAGGACTGATCAGTCAATCCAATCAGAGGGTTTTTTTAACCGATAAAGGGAAGATTCTCGGTAACGAAGTTTTTCAGGAATTTTTAATCGATTCATAATAGAGGATATCCATTGACATCAATGATGCCTTTTGATAATTTATTATTAGATTTAGCACTCAGCTTATCCGAGTGCTAACAGAGGTGATTATGATGCTAACGGATAGACAATTGTTAATTTTGCAAGTCATAATTGATGATTTTATCTTGACGGCTCAGCCAGTAGGATCTAGATCCATTGCTAAAAAAGAAGAAATTAATCACAGCCCGGCTACAGTAAGGAATGAAATGGCGGATCTTGAAGAATTGGGCTTCCTTGAAAAAACCCATTCATCATCCGGCCGAGTCCCATCTGAAAAAGGGTATCGTTTCTATGTCGATCATTTATTATCGCCTCTTCAATTATCCAAACGGGAAATGCATACAATCGAGCGGGCGTTTCAGGATAGAATGATGGAATTTGAGAGAGTTGTCCAAAAGTCTGCTGGGATTCTTTCGGAATTGACGAACTATACCTCTATCATTCTTGGACCTGAAGTGTTTGAAACTAAGCTTAAACAGCTGCAGATCGTTCCTTTAAATGAACAGTCTGCTATTGCCATTCTCGTCACGGATACAGGTCATGTGGAGCACAGGACTTTTACAATTCCTGTTGAAATTAAGCCTTCGCAGCTGGAAAAGATGGTGAACATATTAAATGACCGTCTTAAAGGTGTTCCTCTCGTGAAGCTCTATGAGAAGCTGCAGACTGAGATATATGATCTAATAAGAGAGCACACAGATGAGCATGAACAGGCCTTTTCTTATCTTCAGGCAGCCCTGTTGGATGACCATCAGACGAAACTGTATATCGGCGGCAAAACCAACATATTGATGCAGCCGGAATTTAAAGATTTAGAGAAGGTGCGTTCCCTTTACGCCATCATTGAAAGAGAAAATGAAATGGCCAGCCTGCTTCGTTCAAATGAGCAGGGCCTTCACATTCGAATTGGGCATGAAAATCAGGTGGATGAGATGCAGAACTGCAGCCTGATTACTGCCAGCTATACACTGGGGAATGAACAAGTAGGGACGATTGCCCTGCTTGGGCCTACGAGAATGGAATATAATCGAGGCATTTCCTTACTGAACGTTTTATCCAGGCAAATGACAAATACATTCAAGGAATGGTACTGATTTTATAGAAATCAACTTTAGATGGAGGGTGATCTCCATCGCTTCTTTTTGTCTTTTGCTTTTTTTAGGATATATAATCATGTTATATTCAATAACGGTGTAATGGTATCAAGGAGGTGTAACGGATGCAGGAAAACAAACAAGAAAATGAACAGGAAGTAATCGATCCAAAAGAAAATGAAGAATTAAATGAGAAAGAAACTGAATCTGCCAATGAACAAACGGTGGAAGCAGAGGGTGAAGAACAGACTGAATTAAACCAGCTTCAGGAAGAAAAAGATGAATTGCAAAATCGTCTCCTTCGACTTCAAGCTGATTATGATAATTTCCGTCGCCGCACTCAAAAAGAAAAAGAGGCTGATAGAAAATATAGATCTCAATCCTTAGTGGAAGAACTAATCCCCGTACTTGATAACTTTGAGAGAGCCTTGCAGGTTGAAATTGAGGGGGATGCAGCTCAGAACCTTGCAAGCGGCATGAAGATGGTTTACAGCCAGTTCCAGGCCGCTCTTGAAAAGGAAGGGGTCGAAGAGATCCCGGCTGAAGGGGAAGAGTTTGACCCTCACTTACATCAGGCTGTGATGCAGGTGGAAGATGATAACTTTGAATCCAACGTAGTAGTCGAGCAGCTGCAAAAAGGCTATCGATTAAAAGATCGGGTTATCCGCCCGGCTATGGTTAAAGTGAATCAATAATTTGAATTTTGTAGAGGAGGATATGATTTATGAGTAAGATCATTGGAATTGACTTAGGTACAACAAATTCTTGTGTAGCAGTTATGGAAGGTGGAGAAGCGAAGGTTATCCCTAACCCGGAAGGTAACCGTACAACTCCTTCTGCTGTGGCATTTAAAAACGGAGAACGTCAGGTTGGTGAGGTAGCTAAACGTCAGGCTATTACTAACCCTAATACAATTCTTTCTGTTAAACGCCACATGGGTACTGACTACAAAGTGGAAGTAGAAGGAAAAGAATATACGCCTCAGGAAGTTTCTGCGATTATCCTGCAGTACATTAAAGGTTATGCAGAAGACTATCTTGGCGAAACAGTAGAGAAAGCAGTGATTACCGTTCCTGCATACTTTAACGATGCTGAACGCCAGGCAACTAAAGATGCTGGTAAAATTGCAGGATTGGAAGTTGAACGTATTATTAACGAGCCTACAGCTGCTGCATTGGCTTACGGTATTGACAAAGAAGACCAGGATCAGACAATTCTAGTTTATGATCTTGGCGGAGGTACATTTGATGTATCCATTCTTGATATCGGTGAAGGTACCTTCGAAGTAGTTGCGACTGCCGGTGACAACCGTCTTGGCGGTGACGACTTTGACGAAGTGATCATCGATCATATGGTAGCTGAATTCAAAAAAGAAAACGGCATCGACCTTTCCCAGGATAAAATGGCGAAGCAGCGTTTGAAAGATGCAGCTGAGAAAGCTAAAAAAGACCTTTCCGGTGTAGCGCAGACTCAAATCTCGCTTCCATTTATCACCGCTGGAGAAGCAGGTCCTCTTCACTTAGAAATGACATTAACTCGTGCTAAGTTTGAAGAATTAGCTTCTGATCTTATCGAGCGTTCAATGAAACCGACTCGTCAGGCAATTAAAGATGCGGAACTAAGCGCAAGCGAAATCCACAAAGTCATCCTTGTCGGTGGTTCTACTCGTATTCCTGCCGTACAGGAAGCAATCAAGAAAGAAGTAGGAAAAGAGCCGTCTAAAGGCGTTAACCCTGATGAAGTAGTAGCACTTGGTGCTTCTATCCAAGGTGGAGTACTTCAAGGAGACGTTAAAGATGTTGTGCTTCTTGACGTTACACCACTGTCCCTTGGTATTGAAACAATGGGAGGAGTTACCACAAAACTTATCGAGCGTAACACAACAATTCCTACAAGCCATTCACAGGTATTCTCTACAGCTGCTGACAACCAGACAGCCGTAGATATTCACGTCCTTCAAGGGGAGCGTGAAATGGCGCAGGATAACAAAACTCTGGGCCGCTTCCAGCTGACGGATATCCCGCCGGCACCGCGCGGAGTACCTCAAATCGAAGTGAGCTTCGATATTGATGCTAACGGTATTGTTAACGTACGTGCGAAAGACATGGGTACGAATAAAGAACAGTCCATCACGATCAAATCTTCTTCCGGCCTTTCTGATGACGAAGTAGAAGAAATGGTACGCCAGGCTGAAGAAAATGCTGAAGCCGATAAGAAGAAACGTGAAGAAATTGAGCTTCGCAACGAAGCAGACCAGCTTGTCTTCACTACAGATAAGACGATCAAAGATCTAGGCGATCAAGTATCTGAGGAAGAAAAAGAAAAAGCTGAATCAGCGAAGGAAGAACTTAAATCTGCTCTAGAAGGCGATGATATTGAAGCGATTAAAGAGAAAAAAGAAGCTCTTCAAGAGCTAGTTCAAAACCTTTCTGTTAAGCTTTACGAGCAGGCTCAGCAGCAGGCACAGGCCGCTCAGGGAGAGCAAGGCAGTGCAGAAGACGATGTAGTCGACGCTGATTACGAAGAAGTAAATGAAGACGACAAGAAGTAAGAGGTAAAAAGTGAAAGTCAAAGTCAGGTCATACTTGGCTTTGACTTTTTTCACGTAAGCCTCTAGATAATAAGTTGCTTGAACAGGTTTGTGAATGTTAATATAAACCTTATGTAACAGAGCCCGGGAGAGTGATCAAGAAGTGAGTAAACGTGATTATTACGACGTTTTGGGTGTCTCTAAGGATGCTTCGAAAGAGGAAATTAAGAAAGCATACCGTAAGATGGCACGTAAATATCACCCAGACGTAAGTGAAGAAGAAAACGCTTCTGAGAAGTTTAAGGAAGCAAAAGAAGCTTATGAAACATTAAGTGATCAGCAGAAACGAGCTCAGTATGATCAATTTGGTCATGCCGGCCCTCAAGGCCAAGGATTTGGCGGATTCGGCGGCGGAGCAGAAGATTTCGGCGGCTTTGGAGATATTTTCGATATGTTCTTTGGCGGCGGTGGCCGTCGCAGAGATCCGAATGCTCCACGAAAAGGTGCTGACCTCCAGTATTCAATGACCTTGACGTTTGAAGAAGCGATCTTCGGAAAGAACACAGAGGTGGAGATCCCTACAGAAGAAACTTGCGGAACATGTGATGGATCAGGTGCGAAGGCTGGTTCCAAGCCTGAGACATGCTCCCATTGTCAAGGAAGCGGTCAAATCAATCAGGAACAGAATACACCTTTCGGCCGCGTTGTAAATCGCCGTGTATGTCATTACTGTCAAGGAAGCGGTAATATTATTAAAGACAAATGTAATACTTGCGGCGGTGACGGCCGCGTCACCAAGCGCAATAAAATCCAGCTTGATATTCCAGCCGGTATTGATGAAGGACAGCAGATTCGAGTCCCTGGCAAAGGGGAAGCCGGAGTAAACGGCGGCCCTGCCGGAGACCTGTTTGTCATTATCAGAGTACAGCCGCATGAGTTCTATCAGCGTGACGGCGATCACATTTTCTGTGAAATGCCACTTACATTTGCACAGGCAGCCCTAGGTGATGAAATCGAAGTGCCGACTGTGCATGGCAAAGTAAAATTAAAAGTTCCTGCTGGGACACAAACGGGCAAAACCTTCCGTCTTAAAGATAAAGGGGTTCCGAATGTTCACGGCCGTGGACAAGGTGATCAGCACGTAAAAATCAGAGTGATCACTCCTGAGAAGCTGACAGATCGCCAGAAAGAGCTTCTTAGAGAGTTTAATGAAATCAGCGGCAATGAAGCGACAGATGAACAGCATGGTAATTTTTTTGAAAGAATGAAACGTGCATTTAAAGGTGACTAATGATGGAAGTGTCTAGATGAGGTCTTGGAAAGTCTAGACACTTCTTTTTTAAAGGCAAATCCTTATAAAGGAATGAGTGAACGATATGAAATGGTCTGAAATTTGTATCCATACGACTAATGAAGCCATCGAGCCGGTATCTAATATTCTCCATGAGGCCGGAGCCAGCGGTGTAGTAATTGAAGATCCGCGGGATATGATTAAAGAAGAAACGGGACTTGGAGAAATATATGAGCTAAATCCGGAGGATTATCCGAAGGAAGGCGTATATGTCAAAGCATACTTACAGATGAACAGTTTCCTTGGGGAAACTGTCGATTCTATCAAGCAGTCAGTTACGAACTTGAAACTTTATAACATAGATATTGGAAAAAATAATGTAACTCTTAGTGAGATTCATGAAGAAGACTGGGCCACTGCGTGGAAAAAGTACTATAAGCCCGTCAAAATTTCTGAACAGATCACTATTATCCCTACATGGGAAGACTACACCCCTGTTTCAAGTGATGAAATCATCATTGAAATGGATCCCGGGATGGCGTTTGGAACGGGAACCCACCCTACAACTGTATTAAGTATTCAGGCGCTTGAGCAATATTTAAATAAAGATGATGTGGTATTAGATGTCGGAGCAGGGTCCGGGATTTTAAGTGTTGCTTCTGTATTACTCGGTGCGCAGCACGTCCATGCCTATGACTTGGATGAAGTGGCTGTGAACAGCACAAAAAATAATGCAGAACTCAACCAGGTGCAGCACCAGATTACATCACAGAAAAATAATTTATTGAATGATGTAGAAATAAAGCCTGATTTAATTGTTTCCAATATTCTTGCTGAAATCATCGTTCAGTTTGTAGATGATGCGTACCGCCTGCTTAAAAAAGATGGTTATTTTATTACTTCAGGCATTATTTCCGGTAAAAAGGATCTCGTTACAGGGCGCCTGGCTGAAGCAGGTTTTGAAATCGTAGAAACCAATAAAATGGAAGACTGGATTTCTATTATCGCGAAGAAGTAAAGGTGACGGACTATGCAGAGATATTTCGTAAAAGAAGATCATTGGGATGAATCCTTGGTTTATATCGAAGGGGAAGATTTTCATCATATAACGAACGTAATGAGAATGAAGGTAGACGACTTCTTAATTTGTATTCATCCTGAAAAAGGGGCAGCGAAATGTAAGATTGAAGAGGTCCTAGATAAAGAAAAGGTCGTATGTTCTGTTCTCGAATGGTTAAAGGAAGACATTGAGCTGCCGGTGGCCGTTTCGATTGTCCAAAGCCTTGGTAAAGGGGACAAGCTTGAGCAGGTGGTTCAAAAAGGAACAGAGCTTGGGGCCGATTCCTTCGTTCCTTTCCAGGCTGACCGCTCAGTAGCTAAATGGGATGGCAAGAAAGCCATGAAGAAAATTCGACGGTTAGCTAAAATAGCAAAAGAAGCCAGTGAACAGTCTGAACGCACGAAAATTCCGGAAGTCCACCCCCTTATGGCACTGTCGGACGTTTTGGAATATGCCTCTTCGTTTAATACGAAGCTGTTTGCCTTTGAGGAGGAAGCCCGAAAAGGTACTCATCATACGCTTAAGGGCCAGCTGGAAGGGATATCAGAAGGCAGCTCTGTCATTATTGCTTTTGGGCCAGAAGGCGGATTCTCTGAAAAGGAAGCGGAAACCCTTAAATCTGAGGGGTTTAACCCTGTCCGGTTAGGACGAAGAATTCTGCGGATGGAAACGGCCCCCCTTTATTTCCTGTCTGCCGTTTCCTATGAAATGGAAGAACGAAGGTAACCACTCAGGCGCCAAGTCTGAAGTGGTTTTTTTTCTTTTGACCTTTTGAAAAGGAGACTCGCTCGCTTTCCAGGGCTAATCCGAGCCTCCCGAGAAAACCAGACTTCGGATTCTCGTATTGTCCGTTTTTCCCCAGGGCTCTCACAGAACTCCTTGCTTTTTTATCCAATATCATCCATGTCGTTTAACAACGCCTTCTATTAAATGTCATAGAGTTCTTCATCATACCAATGACAGCCCTTACATGCTCGCTTTTTGCACAGTTCCGTGCTATGATACAATAGATGTACGAACAACTGATGAAGGGAAGTATTCAAATGGAACAAAATTTAGCGAAAATGATTGATCATACACAGTTAAAACCTGATACTACAAAAGACAAAATTGAACAGATCTGTGCAGAAGCCAAAGAACATCAGTTTATGTCGGTATGTGTAAACCCGCATTGGGTCAGCTATTGCAAAGAGCTGCTGAAAGGTACAGATGTAAAAGTATGTACAGTTATCGGTTTCCCTCTTGGAGCGACCACAACAGAAACAAAAGTTTTTGAAACAAAGCAGGCGATTGAAAACGGAGCCACAGAAGTAGATATGGTCATTAATGTTGGAGAACTGAAATCCGGCAATAAAGACTTTGTCTTAAAAGATATTGAAGCAGTCGTTCAGGCGGCAGCAGGAAAAGCGTTAGTCAAAGTAATCATCGAAACCTCTCTGTTAACAGAAGACGAAAAAATCACAGCATCCCAGCTGACTAAAGAAGGCGGCGCTGATTTTGTAAAAACATCTACAGGCTTCTCCGGCGGCGGAGCGACAGTCGAAGATATAAGCCTTATGCGTAAGACAGTAGGCCCTGACTTAGGCGTCAAAGCTTCCGGTGGAGTAAGAGACCTCGAAGGTGCTAAGGCCGTTATTGAAGCAGGAGCGACAAGAATTGGCGCGAGTGCCGGAATCGCTATTATCAGCGGAGAGCAAGGCTCCTCTGATTATTAATTTCAACTGGTCCATTTGTCATAAGGCAAATGGGCTTTTTTTTCATTTTTTTCATACAAATTCTAATTTGCGAGCCCATCTCCTTCGAAAAAAGTTGACCGTGCTCTATTGATATAATATAATTGTCGAAGGTATGGGAGATCTCCATACTTTTAGAAACAGTTTTTTTTTGCTTCGGAGGGAGGGAAATAGCATGTCAAAAACAACTCGCGTGCGTAAAAACGAGTCACTTGAAGATGCTCTTCGTCGCTTCAAGCGCGATGTATCGAAAAGCGGTGCATTAGCTGAATATCGTAAGCGTGAATATTACGATAAGCCTAGCGTTCGCCGTAAGAAAAAATCTGAGGCCGCTAGAAAGCGCAAGTAGTGATAAAAGAGGTGTCATTCAATGACGATTACAGAACGCCTTAATCAAGATATGAAAACAGCGATGAAGGCTAGAGACAAAAAAACTCTTTCCACAATTCGCATGGTCAAAGCTTCACTTCAAAATGAAGCGATCAAACTAGGTAAAAATGAACTATCTGAAGAAGAAGAACTTACTGTTTTATCTCGCGAAGTAAAACAGAGAAAAGATTCCCTCCACGAGTTTAAAGAAGCTGGACGCGGAGATCTTGTAGAAGAACTTGATGAAGAAATTAAGATTTTACAAGTATATATGCCGAAACAGCTGTCCGACTCAGAACTTGAGCAGATTGTTCAGGAAACCATTCAAGAGGTAGGAGCTTCATCTAAAGCCGACATGGGTAAAGTCATGAGTGCTGTTATGCCGAAAGTAAAAGGTAAAACAGAAGGATCTAAGGTGAATCAGCTCGTACTTAAGAAGTTATCATAAGTGAGAAAAAGTCTCTCTTTTTAAAAGAGAGACTTTTTTTAGATTTATGAAACTTAGTACATAATAAAACCGTATATAAGATGT
This window of the Halobacillus sp. Marseille-Q1614 genome carries:
- the hemW gene encoding radical SAM family heme chaperone HemW; translation: MNISSAYIHIPFCQQICHYCDFTKFFYNEQLADEYLKALEKEIHTYVPGDKEVLETIFVGGGTPTALTAPQLKRLLEMIDQHFAIDKCREYTFEANPGDLDKEKVKLLKDYGVNRISLGVQVFDDKMLEKIGRVHRVKDVYTNVDRLLNEGLTNISIDLMYALPGQTVSDFEKTIEEALQFNLPHYSSYSLQIEPKTVFYNRYKKGKLVKPPEDDEAEMYELLQRKLSAAGVSQYEISNFAKPGYESQHNLTYWNNEYYYGIGAGSHGYLPGVRTINIRPLPAYVKKALADGRPILHEEPVGEKERMEEEMFLGLRKAEGVSMDRFEKKFDRPMKEVFGSAILLLEQRGLISQSNQRVFLTDKGKILGNEVFQEFLIDS
- the hrcA gene encoding heat-inducible transcriptional repressor HrcA, translating into MLTDRQLLILQVIIDDFILTAQPVGSRSIAKKEEINHSPATVRNEMADLEELGFLEKTHSSSGRVPSEKGYRFYVDHLLSPLQLSKREMHTIERAFQDRMMEFERVVQKSAGILSELTNYTSIILGPEVFETKLKQLQIVPLNEQSAIAILVTDTGHVEHRTFTIPVEIKPSQLEKMVNILNDRLKGVPLVKLYEKLQTEIYDLIREHTDEHEQAFSYLQAALLDDHQTKLYIGGKTNILMQPEFKDLEKVRSLYAIIERENEMASLLRSNEQGLHIRIGHENQVDEMQNCSLITASYTLGNEQVGTIALLGPTRMEYNRGISLLNVLSRQMTNTFKEWY
- the grpE gene encoding nucleotide exchange factor GrpE; the encoded protein is MQENKQENEQEVIDPKENEELNEKETESANEQTVEAEGEEQTELNQLQEEKDELQNRLLRLQADYDNFRRRTQKEKEADRKYRSQSLVEELIPVLDNFERALQVEIEGDAAQNLASGMKMVYSQFQAALEKEGVEEIPAEGEEFDPHLHQAVMQVEDDNFESNVVVEQLQKGYRLKDRVIRPAMVKVNQ
- the dnaK gene encoding molecular chaperone DnaK, producing the protein MSKIIGIDLGTTNSCVAVMEGGEAKVIPNPEGNRTTPSAVAFKNGERQVGEVAKRQAITNPNTILSVKRHMGTDYKVEVEGKEYTPQEVSAIILQYIKGYAEDYLGETVEKAVITVPAYFNDAERQATKDAGKIAGLEVERIINEPTAAALAYGIDKEDQDQTILVYDLGGGTFDVSILDIGEGTFEVVATAGDNRLGGDDFDEVIIDHMVAEFKKENGIDLSQDKMAKQRLKDAAEKAKKDLSGVAQTQISLPFITAGEAGPLHLEMTLTRAKFEELASDLIERSMKPTRQAIKDAELSASEIHKVILVGGSTRIPAVQEAIKKEVGKEPSKGVNPDEVVALGASIQGGVLQGDVKDVVLLDVTPLSLGIETMGGVTTKLIERNTTIPTSHSQVFSTAADNQTAVDIHVLQGEREMAQDNKTLGRFQLTDIPPAPRGVPQIEVSFDIDANGIVNVRAKDMGTNKEQSITIKSSSGLSDDEVEEMVRQAEENAEADKKKREEIELRNEADQLVFTTDKTIKDLGDQVSEEEKEKAESAKEELKSALEGDDIEAIKEKKEALQELVQNLSVKLYEQAQQQAQAAQGEQGSAEDDVVDADYEEVNEDDKK
- the dnaJ gene encoding molecular chaperone DnaJ; this encodes MSKRDYYDVLGVSKDASKEEIKKAYRKMARKYHPDVSEEENASEKFKEAKEAYETLSDQQKRAQYDQFGHAGPQGQGFGGFGGGAEDFGGFGDIFDMFFGGGGRRRDPNAPRKGADLQYSMTLTFEEAIFGKNTEVEIPTEETCGTCDGSGAKAGSKPETCSHCQGSGQINQEQNTPFGRVVNRRVCHYCQGSGNIIKDKCNTCGGDGRVTKRNKIQLDIPAGIDEGQQIRVPGKGEAGVNGGPAGDLFVIIRVQPHEFYQRDGDHIFCEMPLTFAQAALGDEIEVPTVHGKVKLKVPAGTQTGKTFRLKDKGVPNVHGRGQGDQHVKIRVITPEKLTDRQKELLREFNEISGNEATDEQHGNFFERMKRAFKGD
- the prmA gene encoding 50S ribosomal protein L11 methyltransferase, which gives rise to MKWSEICIHTTNEAIEPVSNILHEAGASGVVIEDPRDMIKEETGLGEIYELNPEDYPKEGVYVKAYLQMNSFLGETVDSIKQSVTNLKLYNIDIGKNNVTLSEIHEEDWATAWKKYYKPVKISEQITIIPTWEDYTPVSSDEIIIEMDPGMAFGTGTHPTTVLSIQALEQYLNKDDVVLDVGAGSGILSVASVLLGAQHVHAYDLDEVAVNSTKNNAELNQVQHQITSQKNNLLNDVEIKPDLIVSNILAEIIVQFVDDAYRLLKKDGYFITSGIISGKKDLVTGRLAEAGFEIVETNKMEDWISIIAKK
- a CDS encoding 16S rRNA (uracil(1498)-N(3))-methyltransferase, with the translated sequence MQRYFVKEDHWDESLVYIEGEDFHHITNVMRMKVDDFLICIHPEKGAAKCKIEEVLDKEKVVCSVLEWLKEDIELPVAVSIVQSLGKGDKLEQVVQKGTELGADSFVPFQADRSVAKWDGKKAMKKIRRLAKIAKEASEQSERTKIPEVHPLMALSDVLEYASSFNTKLFAFEEEARKGTHHTLKGQLEGISEGSSVIIAFGPEGGFSEKEAETLKSEGFNPVRLGRRILRMETAPLYFLSAVSYEMEERR
- the deoC gene encoding deoxyribose-phosphate aldolase; protein product: MEQNLAKMIDHTQLKPDTTKDKIEQICAEAKEHQFMSVCVNPHWVSYCKELLKGTDVKVCTVIGFPLGATTTETKVFETKQAIENGATEVDMVINVGELKSGNKDFVLKDIEAVVQAAAGKALVKVIIETSLLTEDEKITASQLTKEGGADFVKTSTGFSGGGATVEDISLMRKTVGPDLGVKASGGVRDLEGAKAVIEAGATRIGASAGIAIISGEQGSSDY
- the rpsU gene encoding 30S ribosomal protein S21, encoding MSKTTRVRKNESLEDALRRFKRDVSKSGALAEYRKREYYDKPSVRRKKKSEAARKRK
- a CDS encoding GatB/YqeY domain-containing protein, which translates into the protein MTITERLNQDMKTAMKARDKKTLSTIRMVKASLQNEAIKLGKNELSEEEELTVLSREVKQRKDSLHEFKEAGRGDLVEELDEEIKILQVYMPKQLSDSELEQIVQETIQEVGASSKADMGKVMSAVMPKVKGKTEGSKVNQLVLKKLS